A genomic region of Gallaecimonas xiamenensis 3-C-1 contains the following coding sequences:
- the greB gene encoding transcription elongation factor GreB, translating to MRTDLITREGFNALKEELDFLWRSERPEVTKKVAWAASLGDRSENADYQYNKKRLREIDRRVRFLRKRLEILKVVDYNPQQDGKVFFGAWVEVENEAGDCRRFRIVGPDEIYGRKDYISIDAPMARALLKKEVDDEVVVKTPEGLKTWYVLAIDYGQGNEL from the coding sequence ATGAGAACCGACCTTATTACCCGCGAGGGCTTTAACGCCCTGAAAGAAGAACTGGATTTCCTGTGGCGCAGTGAACGCCCCGAGGTCACCAAGAAGGTGGCCTGGGCGGCCAGCCTTGGGGATCGCTCCGAAAACGCCGACTACCAATACAACAAGAAGCGGCTGCGGGAAATCGACCGCAGGGTGCGCTTTTTGCGAAAACGCCTGGAGATCCTCAAGGTGGTGGATTACAACCCCCAGCAGGACGGCAAGGTGTTCTTCGGCGCCTGGGTGGAGGTGGAGAACGAGGCCGGGGATTGCCGGCGCTTTCGCATTGTCGGCCCGGACGAGATCTACGGCCGCAAGGACTACATTTCCATCGACGCCCCCATGGCCCGGGCCCTTCTGAAAAAAGAGGTAGACGACGAAGTGGTGGTCAAAACGCCGGAAGGGCTGAAAACCTGGTATGTGCTGGCCATCGACTATGGGCAGGGAAACGAATTGTAA
- the envZ gene encoding two-component system sensor histidine kinase EnvZ has translation MRLLPRSAFGQTVMLVASLLLINQLVSYVIVVLYVLKPSYDQINDLLAKQVKVVFIDEPLGGRPRLDLPDEMRQRFFEATGIEFFTEQAALKHGLAEAVHYSYFSEELGKELGGPTEVRINQDENFDIWVRPPMAPQYWLKVPLRGFEGARFSPLPIYLGVIGVLSVLGGWLFARRLNRPLKGLELAARKVGRGEHPDQLAEDVGSSEVEAVTRAFNQMAKGVAQLEEDRALLMAGISHDLRTPLTRIRLATEMMQSSEGYLKDGIVDDIEDMNGIIDQFIAYVRQDREDKPEPTDLEALLEDAVSAFADRPLKTVLTVDALPELWLRPLSIKRLVYNLLENAERYGHGQARVEGRLSGDQHWLVLRVLDNGPGIPQAERARLFQPFERGDRARGSHGSGLGLAIIKKIVDSYNGVIRLDDAPKGGLLVEIRLPLSSLHPVS, from the coding sequence ATGAGGCTGCTGCCCCGCAGCGCCTTCGGGCAGACGGTGATGCTGGTGGCCAGCCTGCTGCTGATCAACCAACTGGTCAGCTACGTCATCGTGGTGCTCTACGTACTCAAGCCCAGTTATGACCAGATCAACGACCTGCTGGCCAAGCAGGTCAAAGTGGTGTTTATCGACGAGCCCCTGGGGGGGCGCCCTCGCCTGGACCTGCCCGACGAGATGCGCCAGCGCTTCTTCGAGGCCACCGGCATCGAGTTCTTTACCGAGCAGGCCGCCCTCAAGCATGGCCTGGCCGAGGCGGTGCACTACAGCTACTTCTCGGAAGAGCTGGGCAAGGAATTGGGCGGCCCCACCGAGGTGCGCATCAACCAGGACGAGAACTTCGATATCTGGGTCAGGCCGCCCATGGCGCCCCAGTATTGGCTGAAGGTACCCTTGCGGGGCTTTGAAGGGGCCCGCTTCTCGCCCCTGCCCATCTACCTGGGGGTGATAGGGGTGTTGTCGGTGCTGGGGGGCTGGCTCTTTGCCCGCCGCCTTAACCGGCCCCTTAAGGGCCTGGAGCTGGCGGCCCGCAAGGTGGGCCGGGGTGAACACCCCGACCAGTTGGCCGAAGACGTGGGGTCTTCGGAGGTGGAAGCGGTGACCCGGGCCTTCAACCAGATGGCCAAGGGGGTGGCCCAGTTGGAAGAGGACAGGGCCTTGCTGATGGCCGGTATCTCCCACGACCTGCGCACCCCCCTGACCCGTATTCGCCTGGCCACCGAGATGATGCAAAGCTCGGAAGGCTACCTCAAGGACGGTATCGTCGATGATATCGAGGACATGAACGGCATCATCGACCAGTTCATCGCCTATGTGCGCCAGGACCGGGAAGACAAACCCGAGCCCACCGATCTGGAAGCATTGCTGGAAGATGCAGTCAGCGCCTTTGCCGACCGGCCCCTGAAGACGGTGCTGACCGTCGATGCCTTGCCGGAGCTTTGGCTCAGGCCCCTTTCCATCAAGCGCCTGGTCTACAACCTGCTGGAAAACGCCGAACGTTACGGCCATGGCCAGGCCAGGGTGGAAGGGCGCCTGTCTGGCGACCAGCACTGGTTGGTGCTGCGGGTTCTGGACAACGGCCCAGGAATACCCCAGGCCGAGCGGGCCCGGCTGTTCCAGCCCTTCGAGCGGGGCGACCGGGCCAGGGGCAGCCATGGCTCCGGTCTGGGCCTGGCCATCATCAAGAAGATTGTC
- the ompR gene encoding two-component system response regulator OmpR, with amino-acid sequence MAQESTKILVVDDDMRLRALLERYLVEQNFQVRGVANAEQMDRLLERENFHLMVLDLMLPGEDGLGICKRLRSRGEQIPIIMLTAKGDEVDRIIGLELGADDYLAKPFNPRELLARIRAVLRRRTSELPGAPAAEEQEVSFGLFRLNLATREMFKGDENMPLTSGEFAVLKALVSHPREPLSRDKLMNLARGRDYSALERSIDVQVSRLRRMIEPDPSHPRYIQTVWGLGYVFVPDGSARS; translated from the coding sequence ATGGCACAGGAAAGCACCAAGATCCTGGTGGTGGATGACGACATGCGGCTGCGCGCCCTGTTGGAACGCTATCTGGTGGAACAAAACTTCCAGGTTCGGGGCGTGGCCAATGCCGAACAGATGGACCGGCTGCTGGAACGTGAAAACTTCCACCTGATGGTGCTGGACTTGATGCTGCCCGGGGAAGACGGCCTGGGGATCTGCAAGCGGCTGCGCTCCCGTGGCGAACAGATCCCCATCATCATGCTCACCGCCAAGGGTGACGAGGTGGACCGCATCATAGGGCTGGAGCTGGGGGCCGACGACTATCTGGCCAAGCCCTTCAATCCCCGGGAGCTGCTGGCGCGGATCCGCGCCGTATTGCGCCGTCGCACCAGTGAATTGCCCGGCGCCCCGGCCGCCGAAGAGCAGGAAGTGAGCTTTGGCCTGTTTCGCCTGAATCTGGCCACCCGGGAGATGTTCAAGGGCGACGAGAACATGCCCCTGACCTCGGGTGAGTTTGCGGTGCTCAAGGCCCTGGTCAGCCACCCCCGGGAGCCGTTGAGCCGGGACAAGCTGATGAACCTGGCCCGGGGCCGTGACTATTCGGCCCTGGAGCGCAGCATAGACGTGCAGGTGTCACGGCTGCGCCGCATGATAGAGCCTGACCCGTCCCACCCCCGCTATATCCAGACCGTTTGGGGCCTTGGCTACGTTTTTGTGCCCGACGGCAGCGCCCGCTCATGA